In Apus apus isolate bApuApu2 chromosome 5, bApuApu2.pri.cur, whole genome shotgun sequence, the following are encoded in one genomic region:
- the LOC127385857 gene encoding extracellular tyrosine-protein kinase PKDCC-like, producing MAAAAGRWRRGARLGAAAVPALLALALLALTAGGGGGGDGEGQPGSPPPPLPPGLREELRQRRRDLERLAAAGSGEVATGGLDCGDLSLASGVSVLGWGFTKVVARAALAGGGAVALKSVHGAGREVRQCVQRYGAPAGCRRLAAYKLLKEVTLLRRLQHPGIVQLHGQCYDNSGDPESRVTAMLELGSPLEMIQLLQTPWEERFKICLSLVKLLFYLAHSPLGSIVLLDFQPRQFVMVDGNLKVTDMDDASIEELSCKEDNDCTLNFPTKSFPLKCSAVGKCEGINEKKNLFNAYRYFFTYLLPHSAPLALQPFLSDILNATGDLRYGINETLRAFEKVLHLYKSGLYLQKRPLLLKDYISLKGFRTVEGEDYKCWPSYSHLGCLLSIHSAEEAAAICNSQSQCQSFIVTQRRTWTGRPLASFQSSPTDLIPDANAVVYIKRSASLGERLLRQ from the exons atggcggcggcggcggggcggtgGCGGCGGGGCGCCCGGCTGGGCGCGGCGGCGGTGCCGGCGCTGCTGGCCCTGGCGCTGCTGGCGCTGACGGCGGGCGGTGGCGGTGGCGGTGACGGCGAGGGGCAGCCGGgttccccgccgccgccgctgccgccgggcTTGCGGGAGGAGCTGCGGCAGAGGCGGCGCGACCTGGAGCGCCTGGcggcggcgggcagcggggAGGTGGCGACGGGCGGGTTGGACTGCGGCGACCTGAGCTTGGCCAGCGGTGTCAGcgtgctgggctggggcttcACCAAGGTGGTGGCGCGGGCGGCGCTGGCGGGCGGCGGCGCCGTCGCCCTCAAGTCGGTGCACGGGGCAGGGCGGGAGGTGCGGCAGTGCGTGCAGCGCTACGGGGCACCGGCCGGCTGCCGCCGCCTGGCCGCCTACAAGCTGCTGAAGGAGGTGACGCTGCTGCGGCGCTTGCAGCATCCCGGCATCGTCCAG ctgcacgGTCAATGCTACGATAATAGCGGAGATCCCGAATCACGGGTCACAGCTATGCTGGAGCTGGGATCCCCCCTGGAGATGATTCAGCTTCTGCAGACCCCCTGGGAGGAGAGAtttaaa aTTTGCCTGAGCCTTGTGAAACTGCTGTTTTACTTGGCACATTCCCCCCTGGGTTCAATAGTCCTCTTGGATTTCCAGCCGAGGCAGTTTGTTATGGTGGATGGAAACCTAAAAGTGACAGACATGGATGATGCCAGCATTGAGGAGCTGTCATGCAAAGAAGATAATGACTGCACACTCAACTTCCCTACAAAAAGCTTCCCTCTCAAATGCTCTGCAGTTGGGAAATGTGAGGGGataaatgaaaagaagaatCTTTTCAATGCATATCG gtaTTTTTTCACTTATCTTTTGCCACACTCTGCACCACTGGCTCTGCAGCCCTTTTTGAGTGATATTCTGAATGCAACAG GTGATTTACGATATGGAATAAATGAAACGCTGAGAGCTTTTGAAAAGGTTTTACATCTGTACAAGTCAGGGCTCTATCTGCAGAAAAGACCTCTTCTTCTAAAAG ACTACATCTCCCTAAAGGGCTTCCGAACAGTGGAAGGAGAAGACTACAAGTGCTGGCCCTCCTACAGCCACCTGGGATGCCTGCTCTCCATTCACAGTGCCGAGGAAGCTGCTGCAATTTGTAATTCCCAATCACAGTGTCAAAGTTTTATTGTCACCCAGCGGAGGACGTGGACAG gACGTCCACTCGCCTCGTTTCAGAGTAGCCCGACTGATTTAATACCAGATGCTAACGCTGTAGTCTATATTAAAAGATCAGCCTCCTTAGGGGAAAGACTTTTAAGACAATGA